From a region of the Pirellulales bacterium genome:
- the lpxD gene encoding UDP-3-O-(3-hydroxymyristoyl)glucosamine N-acyltransferase — translation MAMTLADIAQLVAGKVVGDPAREIVDANILSAAGPGDISLLDSHDKAHCLARSAAAAIVAPHGLEVTDRPVIHVEDVHSAFAKIVEHFRPAQARSVTGISSGAAVHPNARIAAGVDVHPGSSIAEDVEIGAGSVIHSGARILSGCRIGEQVTIFPGAVLYENTRVGARCIIHAGAVLGAYGFGYKLVEGRHVLSSQLGFVELGPDVEVGAASTIDRGTYGATYIGEGTKIDNLVMIAHNCRIGRHNLICSQVGVAGSTTTGDYVVMAGQVGVRDHVHIGAGAVLGAKAGVSGDVHDGVRVLGTPAVPEREQKLLFAMISKLPEMRKQLKELQRQMDKLLHDKAGDGEDHRNEAA, via the coding sequence AAGCGCCGCGGGCCCGGGCGACATTTCCTTGCTCGATTCGCATGATAAAGCTCATTGTTTAGCACGCAGCGCGGCAGCGGCGATCGTCGCGCCGCACGGGTTGGAAGTGACCGACCGGCCTGTAATTCACGTCGAGGACGTGCACTCCGCATTTGCCAAAATTGTCGAACATTTTCGTCCTGCACAAGCGCGTAGTGTGACAGGCATCAGTTCCGGGGCTGCCGTGCATCCTAACGCCCGCATTGCCGCCGGAGTCGACGTGCATCCGGGCAGTTCGATTGCCGAAGATGTGGAAATTGGCGCCGGTTCGGTAATTCACAGCGGCGCTCGCATTCTTTCGGGTTGCCGCATTGGGGAGCAAGTCACGATTTTTCCCGGCGCGGTGTTGTACGAAAACACGCGCGTTGGTGCGCGGTGCATCATTCACGCGGGAGCAGTCTTAGGGGCGTATGGTTTTGGCTACAAGTTAGTTGAAGGCCGGCACGTGCTTTCGTCGCAGTTGGGCTTCGTGGAACTGGGGCCGGACGTGGAAGTAGGCGCGGCAAGCACGATCGATCGCGGCACTTATGGTGCAACTTACATTGGCGAGGGAACGAAGATCGATAACCTCGTAATGATTGCCCATAACTGCCGGATCGGCCGGCACAACTTAATTTGCTCGCAGGTGGGCGTGGCTGGCAGCACCACCACCGGCGATTACGTGGTGATGGCCGGCCAAGTGGGCGTGCGCGATCACGTCCACATTGGCGCCGGCGCGGTGTTGGGAGCCAAAGCCGGGGTTTCCGGCGACGTGCACGACGGCGTTCGCGTGCTGGGTACGCCGGCGGTGCCGGAACGGGAACAAAAGCTGCTGTTTGCCATGATTTCGAAACTGCCGGAAATGCGCAAGCAACTGAAGGAATTGCAGCGTCAAATGGACAAGTTGTTGCACGACAAGGCAGGGGATGGCGAAGATCACAGAAACGAAGCAGCCTAG
- the lpxI gene encoding UDP-2,3-diacylglucosamine diphosphatase LpxI (LpxI, functionally equivalent to LpxH, replaces it in LPS biosynthesis in a minority of bacteria.), producing MANLENGAAEAGSVPNRIGLIAGWGRYPIVVAETLRRAGCKVYCVALQDHADSSLAEICHQVQWTGVARIGHAIRFFKQHEVRHAVMAGKVFKLKLFQPNLWLKLLPDWWTIRVFWSHFIAAKKDRRDDTLLLAVVHAFEQDGIVIQPATDFAPELLVKDGQLTQLGPTRAQQADITFGWNLAKEMGRLDVGQSVVVKDRACLAVEAIEGTDECIRRAGALCPAGGFTVIKLAKPRQDMRFDVPTIGIGTLQTMASVGAKMLVVEAAKTILIDQAEFLDFANRQKLIVVALDCPESAVGLPSEQAA from the coding sequence ATGGCAAATCTTGAGAACGGCGCGGCGGAGGCGGGCAGTGTTCCGAATCGCATCGGCCTGATTGCCGGCTGGGGACGCTATCCGATTGTCGTGGCCGAAACGTTACGCCGCGCCGGCTGCAAAGTTTATTGCGTGGCACTCCAAGATCACGCCGATTCGTCGCTAGCTGAGATATGCCATCAAGTGCAGTGGACCGGTGTCGCTAGAATTGGCCATGCGATCCGGTTTTTTAAGCAGCACGAGGTGCGGCATGCGGTGATGGCTGGAAAAGTGTTCAAATTAAAACTGTTTCAGCCGAACCTTTGGCTGAAGCTGTTGCCCGATTGGTGGACGATCCGGGTTTTCTGGTCGCACTTCATCGCCGCCAAAAAAGACCGCCGGGACGATACGCTGTTGCTGGCGGTGGTTCATGCGTTCGAGCAGGATGGCATCGTCATTCAACCCGCCACAGATTTTGCTCCGGAGTTGCTTGTGAAAGATGGACAATTAACTCAACTGGGCCCGACTCGGGCCCAACAGGCCGACATTACCTTTGGATGGAATTTGGCCAAAGAAATGGGCCGGCTCGACGTGGGGCAAAGCGTGGTGGTCAAAGATCGGGCCTGCTTGGCCGTAGAGGCAATTGAAGGAACCGACGAGTGCATTCGCCGGGCAGGAGCGCTTTGCCCGGCCGGCGGATTTACTGTGATCAAGCTGGCCAAGCCTCGGCAAGACATGCGCTTTGATGTCCCCACCATCGGCATTGGGACGCTGCAAACCATGGCCTCGGTGGGGGCCAAAATGCTTGTGGTCGAGGCGGCCAAGACGATTTTGATCGATCAAGCGGAG